A window from Salvia miltiorrhiza cultivar Shanhuang (shh) chromosome 2, IMPLAD_Smil_shh, whole genome shotgun sequence encodes these proteins:
- the LOC131007707 gene encoding G-type lectin S-receptor-like serine/threonine-protein kinase SD1-1: protein MMLIYEYLQNKSLDNFVFDQDRRKILTWPKRFDIIMGIAKGLLYLHHDSRLKIIHRDLKTSNILLDASLNPKISDFGLARTFEEDQCLSRTKRVVGTYGYMAPEYAFHGKFSVKSDIYSLGVVLLEIISGKKIRGFQYNDHHHSLLGHAWMLWKEKSIMKMMDECLMATCVESQVTRCIHVGLLCVQNFAEDRPIMPSVVLMLASDGALLPEPNEPGYYTNGSCSPSRSSKSPCIKSENGTLTFTDLEAR from the exons ATGATGCTAATATATGAATACTTACAGAATAAGAGcttggataattttgtttttg ATCAAGATCGAAGGAAAATTTTGACATGGCCTAAGCGCTTTGACATTATCATGGGAATCGCAAAGGGACTGCTTTATCTCCACCATGATTCCAGGCTCAAGATTATCCACCGGGATCTCAAAACAAGTAACATTTTACTAGATGCAAGTTTAAATCCAAAAATATCAGACTTTGGCTTAGCAAGAACGTTTGAAGAGGATCAATGTCTATCTAGAACAAAGAGAGTTGTTGGAACATA TGGCTATATGGCTCCAGAATATGCATTTCATGGGAAATTCTCTGTGAAGTCTGACATCTATAGTCTTGGAGTGGTACTGCTAGAGATAATAAGTGGGAAAAAGATAAGAGGATTTCAATACAACGATCATCATCATAGCCTTCTAGGCCAT GCATGGATGCTATGGAAAGAGAAGAGCATTATGAAAATGATGGACGAATGTTTGATGGCAACATGTGTTGAATCTCAAGTGACGAGATGCATACATGTGGGGCTATTATGTGTTCAAAATTTCGCAGAAGATAGACCAATCATGCCATCAGTGGTTTTAATGTTAGCAAGTGATGGAGCACTCCTGCCTGAACCTAATGAGCCGGGATATTACACTAACGGGAGTTGTAGCCCTTCACGAAGCTCTAAATCACCTTGTATAAAGTCC